A single genomic interval of Malania oleifera isolate guangnan ecotype guangnan chromosome 11, ASM2987363v1, whole genome shotgun sequence harbors:
- the LOC131168656 gene encoding uncharacterized protein LOC131168656 produces MATEEHGNSPTTALKDMDSGDEMQDRVFAKRGCCFWIPCLCSDRAGVAGPDWWERIRTAEKEETWWIRGWNAILKVREWSEIVAGPKWKTFIRRFNKKNRSGYRQGKFQYDPLSYSLNFDEGPGQNGILDEDVGRRDFSSRYASIPASAKTSMDFGKDGPTFT; encoded by the coding sequence ATGGCGACGGAAGAACACGGAAATTCCCCGACGACGGCTCTGAAGGACATGGACTCCGGCGACGAAATGCAGGACAGAGTGTTCGCAAAGCGAGGGTGCTGCTTCTGGATCCCTTGTCTCTGCTCCGACCGGGCCGGTGTCGCAGGCCCCGACTGGTGGGAGAGGATCCGGACGGCGGAGAAGGAGGAGACGTGGTGGATCAGAGGATGGAACGCGATTTTGAAAGTCAGGGAGTGGTCGGAGATCGTCGCAGGTCCGAAGTGGAAGACCTTCATCCGCCGGTTCAACAAGAAGAACCGGAGCGGTTATAGGCAGGGGAAATTCCAGTACGATCCCTTGAGTTACTCCCTCAATTTCGACGAGGGGCCCGGGCAGAACGGTATTTTGGATGAGGACGTGGGGCGCCGTGATTTTTCGTCGAGGTATGCGTCGATCCCGGCGTCGGCGAAGACGTCCATGGATTTCGGCAAGGACGGGCCGACCTTCACGTGA